TTAAAGATGATCTTAATCGGATTATGGCTTTCCATACTGGTCAAGATGTGGCTAAAATTGCCAAGGATACCGACAGAGACTTTTTTATGTCTGCTGAGGAGGCAAAAAATTATGGACTCATCGATAAGGTGATTGAAGATCGAGTATAATTTATTCCACCTAATCATCAGGTGAGGGGGGAAGGGCGCTTTAAGGTTTTGCAAAGTCCAACCAAATATTTAAATTTTGGAAAGGGAAGCAGAGGAAGCAAGGGAGAAAGGGGAGATTTTTTTAATTAATTTATTAAACATTTCACCTGATACCTGACACCCGAAACCTGACACCTCCCCTCACTAAAATACTTTTTCAGCACCACCTAATTAGGGTCTGCTGAATACATCGAAACCCTTGTCAAATAAAGGTTTAAAGTCTATTCTACATAACAAAAAGTGTTATAAATTGACTTTTGTCTCTAAAAATGCTTTATTTTTTCCATCCCAATCAAAAGTCATTGATACAAATGAGCCATTGATGAAAAACAAATATTTAGCTAAAGTCTTTAATTTATAAGCATTTCACCTGAAACCTGACACCCGAAGCCTGACACCTCCCCTCACCAAAATATTTTTTCAGCAACCCCTAATTATTATCATGGATTTAAAAACCCTGATCAGAGATATTCCTGATTTTCCTCAACCCGGTATCATTTTTCGAGATATTACTACGTTACTCAAAGATGCCGAAGGTTTACAAAATGTTATGCAACAATTAGTAACAAAATGTCAAGAACTTGACATTAAGCCAGAATATATTATTGGTATCGAATCAAGGGGTTTTATTTTTGCCCCCGTTTTAGCTTACGAGATGGGCGCTGGTTTTATCCCAGTGAGGAAAAAAGGCAAATTGCCAGCGCCCGTCTATTCCATCGAATACGCCCTAGAATATGGCACAGATACCCTCGAAATTCATCAAGATGCTTTGCCGGAGGGCGCCTTGGTGATGATTGTTGATGACGTTATTGCCACAGGAGGCACTGCCAAAGCTACGGCGGAGTTAGTGGAAAAAATTGGGGCAAAAATTGTCGCTTTTACTTTTGTTGTGGAGTTAATGGGATTAGAAGGTACAAAACAACTACCCTCAGCGCCCGTCATCAGTCTAGTAAAATATTAAAATGTTGAACTTCACAAGGTTTTAGAGCCAGTGTTTTTTAATAAAAATTGTTACAGAATTTGAAGTTATATATCAGAAAAGGTAACAGAGAGCCTATACTGCGATAAAGTAAAGCTGAAAATTGAGAAATCATTAATAAAAACAAAACTCGGTAAGGAGATTCTTTTTTATGTCTCATAGTGTAAAAATTTATGATACCTGTATTGGCTGTACTCAGTGTGTTCGTGCTTGTCCCCTCGATGTATTAGAAATGGTACCTTGGGATGGTTGTAAAGCAGGACAAATCGCATCTTCTCCTCGTACCGAGGATTGCGTTGGTTGTAAACGTTGTGAAACCGCTTGTCCTACCGACTTTTTAAGCATTCGTGTTTATTTAGGTGCGGAAACAACTCGCAGTATGGGTCTAGCCTATTAACTAATACCATCATTAAGTTTAAGCTGTTGTCATTTCTTGACAGCAGTTTTTTCGTCTTCTTTTTACCCAGATCTCTATATTCTCTCATTGTGTTCAAAAAAGAAGAACCCCCACCCCTTATCCATCTCGACCAGACTTTTTTAATCATGAATTAACTACTTCCTGCCACTCCAACAAAATAGGAAAAGGTACTCGAATAAATAGATTTTCTCCCTTCACAGGAATTTCTAAAATCAAAGATTTTTCACTTACACTACAGACAGTAACAAAGAAAAACATTTAGCTATATTTATATCTATTTTCATCACTTTATTGCTATTTAATAATTAATTATAGCAAATAAAACCCTCCAGATATTGGAATTTGATCCAGAGGGAAGAAAATTGCTCTAAAAAAACTAATTACTTTTGACGCTTGAAAGACATCATCCCAAGAACGACCACAGTAAAAAGACCAATTAAATTACTTGGTTCTGGTACTTTTACAGCGTTGATGGCAAATAAACCACGACCATTAGTACCATTTAAAACAGCGTCCATGCCAGTCACCGTAGTACTCCAGTTGCTATTATCAAGGTTACTTGAGAAACTATTGAAGGCAGCGACTCCAGTGGGATCGGATTCAGGATTAGCCCCCGGTTCAGTTCCCATACGCCAACCGAAATCACCACCACTATTAGCAGCAACCGATAACCAATAAGTTTCTCCCGGTTCAAAAAAGAACTCAGCACTGGGGTTAAATGTGATATTCTGATAACCACTGGCACCAGTGCCAGTGGCTTCCTGTGTAGTAGAAAAAGATACAGAGTTAGAAGAATTGACTGTAGGGGGTTTCAAGGGGGTTGAACTATCTGCAGTTCCCTTGATTAGCAATACATTTGCTTCAGTTTGAGTAAAGCGATTTAACCTTAACTGGACGTTTTCTAATTTATAGTTAGGGTCACCAGTGAATGTAAACTGATAAGCTCGTTGAATGCTATTTTTGACGCTATCCCCACTGAGAGAACCACTAGTATTAAAGTCAATGTTACCAAAAGTAAAAGCCTGAGCAGACTGTGTTGTCAAGCCCAATAATACAAAAGACCCTGACAGCACTACCGCAGGAAGAGTTATTGTTTTGATATTCATAGTTAATTTATTGTTAGACATGATGCTTACATATTATCATTAAAAAAAGAATAGTAGAACTTTTTTTTAACGGTGTTGCTGATTTGAAATATCAATCAAAATAGCCTTGGCAATAATTTAATTTTTGAGACGGATAGGAAATGAGCAAGTGTCCAGACTGTCAATCAGAACATATACGCAAAAATGTTGGACTATTCTATTCGCCTTTTAATACATTATTTGCGTTGGAAAGATGCACCTTTACCATACCGTTCATAGCTTAAGTCAGCAACGCCCTTTATTTTAGTAGGAATCCCATCGCCTTCAATTACGGGAGGATGTCAATGGTATCAATTAAGTCAAGATAATGAAAAAGTATATTTAATTTTGCTACAACTACAAAGTAGAACATCAGAAGGCAAAGCAATTCAGAAAATCTCGATGTGGTTGTTGTGCCAGAATTAGTTAATTCCTCCCTCTATGGCATTATAGACGGAAGAAGGGCTGATTGTTCTTATGCCAATAAAACAAAATTACGAGACGCTGGAGTATTAATGATAGTCAAATATAATCAGGATACAGCCACACCGATTAAATCTTTTCGAGCAAATTTACAGCGTTAAAAATGGGAAATCCCCAGCCTCCACAATTAAAGGTCTTGTGTGTTTGTTAGAAATACCCTAAACACTTTACTAGGGTGGGCATGGCCCACCGATAATAGTTGTTAGTGGCGTTGGAACTAACAATTAATTACATAACCTGTTCTACTTCAGCAATTTCGGGGATATATTCTCTTAAACGGCGCTCAATTCCCATGCGTAAAGTCATAGCAGAACTAGGACAAGAACCACAAGCACCTTGTAATCTTAATTTAACAGTAGGTCCATCAATCTCCACTAGCTCCACATTACCACCATCAGCCATTAGATAAGGACGTAATTCGTCTAAGACTTGCTCGACATTTTCATTAGTTAATGCTAAAGACATAAGCAAACATTTATATTTACTAATTTGATACACTTTAGATCATAACGAATTGTTATCACTTTTCCCGAACAAACCTGAGTTCGAGATAAGATTTTCGGTGCTGTAAAGGTGTCAGGTATCAGGTGTTAGGTATTAGGTGAAAGAATTGACAAAAATATATGTTAATTGATTTTTTCGGTTCAATTTTTTGCTCGAATTATATCATCGTCTGAAAATTACACCTGAAACCAGCCCTTATCAGGCATTCTTGCATCGAACTGAGGTGATCAAAACTTTAAATAGCCGGTAGAGAAATTAATTTAGCAACTGCAGTCAGTAAACCTGTCACTAAAATACCAACAATACTAAGAAATCCGATGGTTAACGTATTGAGACGATTATCTAACCCTTCGATGCGCTTATCCACTCCATCGATGCGCTTTTCAAAGGAATCCATTCTTTTATTCATTTGCTCATTTTGAGCTTTTAATTTTTCCACATCGATTTTAATTTCCGTTACATCTGATTGTAGTCGATCAATTTTTGCCTCTAAGCGCGCTAAAACATCGACTAAATTTACTTCAATAGTTTGACTCATAATTCAACGCTTTTAAAGGGTTACTAAATCATTTTAACTTAAATTATCTCCTTGTTTTATTAAACTTCTCCACAAAATAATATTTTCTACGATATATTGAGTTTATAGCCCGATTTTGAAGCCCTAAAGCCTTGTTGGTTTGAATGTTATTCAACCCTTACGAACCAATAAAGAATTACGTTTCAGCTATTCTTTAATAGGGTGATGTGCGCTTTTTTTTGGCAGCTTTTTGAATTTTGCCATACTGATTTTACGATAAATCATTTAAGATCGTTGTATGATAATTTTTTCTTAATAATTTTATGATTAATCAAAAGTCTTTTTGGCTTAAAAATGCTCATATTCCCATTTGTTTGATTGAAGATAATCAATATAACTTCACTTATCAAACTAGAGAAGGATTAACCCTTTGTGATATAGAAATAGAAGGAGATAAAATAAAACAAGTTATTCCAGCTTCAGAAACTACTAATGGTGAAGATTTACAGAAAAAAATAGTTTTACCATGTTTTATTGATGTTCATACTCACCTTGATAAAGGTCATATTTACCAGCGCACTCCGAACTTAGCTGGAGACTTTGATACTGCTTTAGAAATGGTTAAAAAAGATGCCCTTAATTGGCAGGAAGAAGACTTATATAAAAGGATGAATTTTGGTTTGAAATGTAGTTACGCTCATGGCACAAAAGCCATCAGAACTCATTTAGATTGTTTTGGAGAACAGGCTTATATTACTATTAAAGTATGGCAAAAGTTACAACAAGAATGGCAAGATAAAATTATTTTACAAGCAGTTTCTTTAGTTAGTTTAGATTACTTTTTGACTTCTGAAGGAGAAAAATTAGCGGATAAAATTGCTGAAATAGGAGGATTATTAGGAGGTGTTTGTTATATGAATCCTGATCTTGACCAGCAATTAATTAAAGTATTTGAAATGGCAAAAGAGCGTGATTTAGATTTAGATTTTCATTGTGATGAAAATGGCGATGCTGATTCTATTTGTTTACAAAAAATTGCAGAAAATGCTATCAAATTAAACTTTCCTAATCGTATTTTATGCGGTCATTGTTGTAGTTTAGCAGTGCAGGAAGAAAAACAGGTTAAAAAAACTATTGATTTAGTTAAACAGGCAAATATTGATATTGTTAGTCTGCCCATGTGTAACCTCTATTTGCAAGATAGAAAGGAAAATAAAACCCCCCTTTGGCGTGGCATCACGAGGGTAAAGGAATTGCATCAAGCGGGGGTTAAGGTTGCCTTTGCCAGTGATAATTGTCGTGACCCTTTTTATGGCTTTGGCGATCATGATATGTTAGAAGTATTTAGGGAATCGGTGCGAATTGCTCACTTAGATACCCCTTACAGCGACTGGATAGCCTCTGTTACCAAAATTCCAGCAAATTTGATGAAATTACCACATCTTGGCTCTATGGGTGCAGGAAGCCCCGCAGATTTAATTATATTTGAAGGGCGCTATTTTAGTGAATTGTTGTCGAGGGTGACGGGCGCGCGCCGCCTCATGGGTGATGGTAAGATGGTAGAAGCAACATTGCCTGATTATCAAGAATTAGATTATTTAGTGAACGATGGCTTAGTATAGAACGAAAAAAAGAGAAGGATCGCTTATAATTGTTAGTATTGTAACTGTCAAAAAATAGGCAAAATCACGCTTTTTTTGATAAAAATGCAATTGAAATACAAGACTATATTAAGTTCAGATAATTAGTTATAAAGAGATTCTAGCTTCGCAATTTACCCACCGTGTAATGAATTACACGGCTAATAGATTTACGTTCAATAAATTGAACTAAGATTATTTTGAATTGGTTTATAAGTGATCAAAGGGACTTGATATAAAACAAAATGCAAGTTAAATGCGTCTTAGCTTAAATGATGGCTTAATATGGGGCGAAAAAAGAGAAGGATCGCTTATAATTGTTAGTATTGTAACTGTCAAAAAATAGGCAAAATCACGCTTTTTTTGATAAAAATGCAATTGAAATACAAGACTATATTAAGTTCAGATAATTAGTTATAAAGAGATTCTAGCTTCGCAATTTACCCACCGTGTAATGAATTACACGGCTAATAGATTTACGTTCAATAAATTGAACTAAGATTATTTTGAATTGGTTTATAAGTGATCAAAGGGACTTGATATAAAACAAAATGCAAGTTAAATGCGTCTTAGCTTAAATGATGGCTTAATATGGGGCGAAAAAAGAGAAGGATCGCTTATAATTGTTAGTATTGTAACTGTCAAAAAATAGGCAAAATCACGCTTTTTTTGATAAAAATGCAATTGAAATACAAGGTTACATATACTGTAGGGGATAGTAAAACTTAATAATTGTCAATTATCAATTGTCAATTCCCCTTCACGAATCCACTTTTTTAGCCTACCCTAATTATTATTCATGTCTAAAACGGTATTATCTCAAGAAGTAAAAACAGATATTTTTAGTTTACAAATAGCGCCCGCCAAGATTATCAAAGGAGAAAATTGTTTAAGTAAATGTGGGCAGGAAATCGCTTTACTAGGAAAACGCCCTTTGGTAGTAGGGGGTAAAAAATCTTTAAAACTAACTGACGAGTATTTCAAGGTAATAAGCAAAGAATTTAGTTTGCATACCGTCAGCCATAGCTACCATCCCGATTGTTGCGAAGAAACTCTCAAGGCTTTAGGCAAAGAAGTCAAATGTCATCAAGCTGATGTCATTATCGGTGTGGGTGGTGGCAAGGCATTAGACACCGCAAAATTATTAGCTTTTAAGCATCATTTACCTGTCGTAACTATTCCTACTTCTGGCGCAACCTGTGCCGGTTGGACAGCTTTAAGTAATATTTACTCGGCGGAGGGCGCTTTTTTGTATGATGTTAGTTTAGCCCGTTGTCCAGATTTATTAATTTTAGACTACAATCTCATTGCCAGCGCCCCTCGCCATACGTTAATTGCTGGGATTGGAGATGCCATAGCTAAATGGTATGAAGCCTCCGTCAGCAGTGGCAATTCTACCGCTACTCTCACGGTGGCGGCGGTGCAACAGGCAAGGGTATTAAGAGATATTTTATTACAAAAAGCAGAACGGGCGCTATCTAATCCCCTCAGCGATGATTGGCGCGAGGTGGTAGATGCTACGGTTTTACTTGCAGGGGTTAGTGGTGGTTTGGGGGGCGCTAATTGTCGCACGGTGGCTGCCCATGCGGTGCATAATGCTTTAACCCATTTACCGGCTACTCATCATCAGTTACACGGCGCCAAGGTGGCTTATGGCATCTTGGTGCAGTTGAGATTAGAAGAAATATTGCAAAATAATCAGTTGGCTTTTGCTTCTCGTCAACAACTCATTAAGTTTTACCGCACCATTGGTTTACCTGCCACCCTTGAGGATTTAGGTTTAGGAGAAATTACCCTCAAAGAATTGCGCCATTGTGCTAATCTTGCTTGTGAGGCTAAATCAGACATTCATCGTTTGCCCTTCACCGTAACGCCTGAAGCCTTGGTAGGGGCGCTGGTTTCTACTACTCAATCTCTTTCTTTTAATGGCAAATCAAAACTGGAAAATTAGTTAAAAGGGCAAAGGGCAAGAAAATTTAGAATTTAGAAAACAATTACTTCTACATTCTTCATTCCTTCAATTGTCCATTATCAATTGTCCATTGCTTCATATTTTTATGAAACCCATCATATCTTTAATTTCTCTATCATTATTAATAACTCTAAGTGGTTGTACTGGTTATCCCCGTTTGCTCAGTTTCCCTTTTGACAATAATGGTAGAGGTTTAAATAGTCGTAGTTCCGAATTATATCCTTTTATTGCTGGACGATACATCACTTTTTCGTCCGATCGGAATGGCTCTCAAGATATTTATTTATTTGATGCCCAAACTCGTCGCCTTATCAATTTGCCGAATTTAAATGCTTTTGATGAGGTGGCAATTCACCCTTCTATTTCCGAAGACGGGCGCTATTTGGTATTTATGGTCATCAAACAGGGAGAATCGGGGTTATATTTATATGATCGCACTACCCAACAAAAAAGAGGGATTATTCCTCAAACTAGAAAGGAAATTAGAAACCCCGTGATTAGTGGTAATGGTGAAGTTATCACTTTTGAAACGGCTAATAATGGACAATGGGATATAGTGGTGACTGATATTCGAGGTAATCCCCTTAATCTTCCTACTAATAATTTCTAGGCTACCTCAGTTCGATGCAAGAATGCCTGATAAGGGTAGGTGTCAGGTTTCGGGTATCAGGTGTCAGGTGTAATGCTTATAAATTAAAGAATTAAGCCCCAAATAGTTATTTTTCATAAATTGCTCATTTGTCGCAATAATTTTTGATGGGGATAGAAAAAACACAGTATTTTTAGAGAAAAAAGGCTATTTTTTACACTTATTTCACCTAATACCTAACACTTTTACAGCACCGAAAATTTTACCTAGGATTTAGGTAGGTTGGCTAAAATATAAATTGTTTAACCATAACATTGATAAATTATGACTGTCAGCCCAGAAGTTACCCAAACCAGCGCCCTCCGCAGTATCATCAAACTATTACGATGGGATAAACCGTCAGGAAGACTAATCCTGATGATTCCAGCTTTATGGGCAGTATTTCTCGCTTCGCATGGTAAACCCTCATGGATTTTAGTGGGTATTATCATCTTAGGCAGTATCGCTACCAGTGCCTGTGGTTGTGTCATCAATGACTTGTGGGATCGCAATCTTGATGATAAGGTGGAAAGAACAAAAACGCGCCCCCTCGCTTCCAAAGCCTTATCTACACAAGTAGGCATAGTAGTATTCCTGATCTCTTTAGCCTGTGCTGGAGGTTTAGCGTTTTTTCTTAATCCCCTTAGTTTTTGGTTGTGTGTGGCCGCTGTGCCGGTAATTATTTGCTATCCCCTCGCTAAAAGAGTTTTTCCGATACCTCAGCTTGTTTTATCCATCGCTTGGGGGTTTGCGGTGTTAATTAGTTGGAGTGCGGTGACGGGGGATTTGAGTAATAATACTTGGATTTTGTGGGGCGCTACGGTATTATGGACTATGGGATTTGATACGGTTTATGCCATGTCAGATCAAGAAGATGACCTCAAAATCGGCATTAATTCCAGCGCTATTTTTTTTGGTGATTTTGTTGCTGATGCCATAGGCTTATTTTATGCTCTTACTGCTGGTTTATTTGCTTATTTAGGTGTGATAAACGGATTTTCCTTTGTTTTTGGAGTAACATGGTTCTTGTCGGTTATCCTTTGGGTTGGACAGTATGTAAGATTAAGATTTAATAGTCGAGAATCAATTAACTATAATGGTATTTTTGGGCAAAATGTACTGATTGGTTTTATTTTACTGTTAGGGATTATCGGTGGAGGGCGCTAGATAATAATGGATAATTTAGAATTTAGAATTTAGAAAATAATTAAGCATTAAAACTTGATAATTCATAATTGATAAAACCCTCAAGGGAGGAGAAAAATTGACACAGAGAGAATG
Above is a genomic segment from Cyanobacterium sp. T60_A2020_053 containing:
- a CDS encoding adenine phosphoribosyltransferase, whose product is MDLKTLIRDIPDFPQPGIIFRDITTLLKDAEGLQNVMQQLVTKCQELDIKPEYIIGIESRGFIFAPVLAYEMGAGFIPVRKKGKLPAPVYSIEYALEYGTDTLEIHQDALPEGALVMIVDDVIATGGTAKATAELVEKIGAKIVAFTFVVELMGLEGTKQLPSAPVISLVKY
- the psaC gene encoding photosystem I iron-sulfur center protein PsaC translates to MSHSVKIYDTCIGCTQCVRACPLDVLEMVPWDGCKAGQIASSPRTEDCVGCKRCETACPTDFLSIRVYLGAETTRSMGLAY
- a CDS encoding PEP-CTERM sorting domain-containing protein, which encodes MTTQSAQAFTFGNIDFNTSGSLSGDSVKNSIQRAYQFTFTGDPNYKLENVQLRLNRFTQTEANVLLIKGTADSSTPLKPPTVNSSNSVSFSTTQEATGTGASGYQNITFNPSAEFFFEPGETYWLSVAANSGGDFGWRMGTEPGANPESDPTGVAAFNSFSSNLDNSNWSTTVTGMDAVLNGTNGRGLFAINAVKVPEPSNLIGLFTVVVLGMMSFKRQK
- a CDS encoding NifU family protein encodes the protein MSLALTNENVEQVLDELRPYLMADGGNVELVEIDGPTVKLRLQGACGSCPSSAMTLRMGIERRLREYIPEIAEVEQVM
- a CDS encoding cytosine deaminase, with protein sequence MINQKSFWLKNAHIPICLIEDNQYNFTYQTREGLTLCDIEIEGDKIKQVIPASETTNGEDLQKKIVLPCFIDVHTHLDKGHIYQRTPNLAGDFDTALEMVKKDALNWQEEDLYKRMNFGLKCSYAHGTKAIRTHLDCFGEQAYITIKVWQKLQQEWQDKIILQAVSLVSLDYFLTSEGEKLADKIAEIGGLLGGVCYMNPDLDQQLIKVFEMAKERDLDLDFHCDENGDADSICLQKIAENAIKLNFPNRILCGHCCSLAVQEEKQVKKTIDLVKQANIDIVSLPMCNLYLQDRKENKTPLWRGITRVKELHQAGVKVAFASDNCRDPFYGFGDHDMLEVFRESVRIAHLDTPYSDWIASVTKIPANLMKLPHLGSMGAGSPADLIIFEGRYFSELLSRVTGARRLMGDGKMVEATLPDYQELDYLVNDGLV
- a CDS encoding iron-containing alcohol dehydrogenase family protein gives rise to the protein MSKTVLSQEVKTDIFSLQIAPAKIIKGENCLSKCGQEIALLGKRPLVVGGKKSLKLTDEYFKVISKEFSLHTVSHSYHPDCCEETLKALGKEVKCHQADVIIGVGGGKALDTAKLLAFKHHLPVVTIPTSGATCAGWTALSNIYSAEGAFLYDVSLARCPDLLILDYNLIASAPRHTLIAGIGDAIAKWYEASVSSGNSTATLTVAAVQQARVLRDILLQKAERALSNPLSDDWREVVDATVLLAGVSGGLGGANCRTVAAHAVHNALTHLPATHHQLHGAKVAYGILVQLRLEEILQNNQLAFASRQQLIKFYRTIGLPATLEDLGLGEITLKELRHCANLACEAKSDIHRLPFTVTPEALVGALVSTTQSLSFNGKSKLEN
- a CDS encoding PD40 domain-containing protein gives rise to the protein MKPIISLISLSLLITLSGCTGYPRLLSFPFDNNGRGLNSRSSELYPFIAGRYITFSSDRNGSQDIYLFDAQTRRLINLPNLNAFDEVAIHPSISEDGRYLVFMVIKQGESGLYLYDRTTQQKRGIIPQTRKEIRNPVISGNGEVITFETANNGQWDIVVTDIRGNPLNLPTNNF
- a CDS encoding 4-hydroxybenzoate solanesyltransferase, which encodes MTVSPEVTQTSALRSIIKLLRWDKPSGRLILMIPALWAVFLASHGKPSWILVGIIILGSIATSACGCVINDLWDRNLDDKVERTKTRPLASKALSTQVGIVVFLISLACAGGLAFFLNPLSFWLCVAAVPVIICYPLAKRVFPIPQLVLSIAWGFAVLISWSAVTGDLSNNTWILWGATVLWTMGFDTVYAMSDQEDDLKIGINSSAIFFGDFVADAIGLFYALTAGLFAYLGVINGFSFVFGVTWFLSVILWVGQYVRLRFNSRESINYNGIFGQNVLIGFILLLGIIGGGR